A genome region from Thermodesulfobacteriota bacterium includes the following:
- a CDS encoding proton-conducting transporter membrane subunit: VDALSAFFLVPVCLLSALGSVYGLGYWSAAARPGSAARVRAWYGLLGGSLALLLGARDGVLFLCAWEGMALSAFFLVATEDEVPEVRDAAWVYLVATHAGTLLLMGAFAVLCAGTGSFSLLESALLESGAASAAFLLALGGFGLKAGLQPLHVWLPPAHANAPSHVSALLSGVVIKMGIYGILRITGLLPVPPAWWGWLVLGLGAVSAVLGVAYALGQHDLKRLLAYHSVENIGIIALGVGLALLGRSAGRPEWVVLGLGGGLLHVWNHGLFKGLLFLCAGSVIHAAHTREMDHLGGLAKRMPWTAAAFGVGAVAICGLPPLNGFVSEFLVYLGLFRTALAEPGRDAGAWPAAALAAPALAMVGALAVACFVKAFGAVFLGEPRSGHGRGAVEAPPSMLGPMAVLAAACAAIGLFPWALGPVLDRAVGAWGMGPGAWGTGSGGAALPPVTELAPLSAVGALALGLTALLGLGALWVRARLRRRPPEPAVTWDCGYAAPSARMQYSASSFAQILVGLFSWALAPVTRLPGLSGPFPGTAAFESRVPDAVLDRALRPVFAGAAELLGRLRVFQQGRVQAYVAYVLATLVVLFLWR, from the coding sequence GTGGACGCGCTTTCGGCCTTCTTCCTCGTCCCCGTCTGCCTCCTCTCCGCCCTGGGGAGCGTCTACGGCCTGGGGTACTGGAGCGCCGCCGCCCGCCCCGGGAGCGCGGCCCGGGTGCGGGCCTGGTACGGCCTCCTGGGAGGGAGCCTCGCCCTCCTCCTGGGGGCCCGGGACGGGGTGCTCTTCCTGTGCGCCTGGGAGGGGATGGCGCTCTCGGCCTTCTTCCTGGTGGCCACCGAGGACGAGGTCCCCGAGGTGCGGGACGCGGCCTGGGTCTATCTCGTGGCCACCCACGCGGGCACGCTGCTCCTCATGGGTGCGTTTGCCGTGCTCTGCGCGGGGACGGGGTCCTTCTCGCTCCTGGAGTCCGCACTTCTGGAGTCGGGAGCGGCGAGCGCGGCTTTCCTCCTCGCCCTGGGGGGCTTCGGGCTTAAGGCGGGCCTCCAGCCGCTCCACGTGTGGCTCCCGCCCGCCCACGCCAACGCCCCCAGCCACGTCTCGGCCCTGCTCTCGGGGGTGGTCATCAAGATGGGGATCTACGGCATCCTGCGCATCACGGGGCTCCTGCCGGTGCCGCCGGCCTGGTGGGGGTGGCTCGTGCTGGGGCTCGGGGCGGTCTCGGCGGTGCTCGGGGTGGCCTACGCCCTGGGGCAGCACGACCTGAAGCGGCTGCTGGCCTACCACAGCGTGGAGAATATCGGGATCATCGCCCTGGGGGTGGGGTTGGCCCTCCTGGGGCGCTCGGCGGGCCGGCCGGAGTGGGTGGTGCTGGGGCTCGGGGGCGGGCTCCTCCACGTGTGGAACCACGGGCTCTTCAAGGGGCTCCTTTTCCTCTGCGCCGGGTCGGTCATCCACGCGGCCCACACCCGGGAGATGGACCACCTGGGGGGCCTCGCGAAGCGGATGCCCTGGACCGCGGCGGCCTTCGGGGTGGGGGCGGTGGCCATCTGCGGGCTCCCGCCCCTGAACGGTTTCGTGAGCGAGTTTCTGGTCTATCTGGGGCTGTTCCGCACGGCCCTGGCGGAGCCGGGCCGGGACGCCGGGGCGTGGCCCGCGGCCGCCCTGGCCGCGCCCGCCCTCGCCATGGTCGGAGCCCTGGCGGTGGCGTGTTTCGTCAAGGCCTTCGGGGCGGTCTTCCTGGGGGAGCCCCGCTCCGGCCACGGCCGGGGGGCCGTGGAGGCACCACCCTCGATGCTCGGGCCCATGGCGGTGCTTGCAGCGGCCTGCGCGGCCATCGGCCTCTTCCCCTGGGCGCTCGGGCCCGTGCTCGACCGGGCGGTGGGGGCTTGGGGCATGGGGCCTGGGGCATGGGGCACAGGGAGTGGGGGAGCTGCCCTGCCTCCGGTGACGGAGCTGGCGCCGCTCTCGGCGGTGGGGGCGCTGGCCCTGGGCTTGACCGCCCTCCTGGGGCTTGGGGCGTTGTGGGTCCGGGCTCGGCTGCGCCGCCGGCCGCCGGAGCCCGCCGTCACCTGGGACTGCGGTTACGCGGCGCCTTCCGCGCGGATGCAGTACTCCGCCTCGTCCTTCGCCCAGATCCTGGTGGGGCTCTTTTCCTGGGCGCTGGCGCCGGTAACCCGGCTTCCTGGGCTCTCCGGGCCCTTCCCCGGGACGGCGGCGTTCGAGAGCCGCGTGCCCGACGCCGTCCTCGACCGAG